A single Acidaminococcus sp. DNA region contains:
- a CDS encoding flavin reductase family protein, which yields MTKEKMEPYSCAEALVKALPKGILLTTKKGEKVNSMVIGWGAIGVDWGKPVFTAYIRESRFTKELLDATGEFTVNIPVSAVDPQIIKVCGSQSGRDIDKIEALHLTTVPGEKVNAPAIKELPLTLECKVLFRQLQDLKNLDAADQKWYPPFKEGKPDRHIMYEAEIVASYLVR from the coding sequence ATGACAAAAGAAAAAATGGAACCTTATTCCTGTGCAGAAGCTCTGGTAAAAGCGCTGCCGAAAGGAATTTTATTAACGACGAAAAAGGGCGAGAAAGTAAACTCCATGGTGATTGGCTGGGGTGCTATCGGCGTAGACTGGGGTAAACCCGTATTTACCGCTTACATCCGGGAAAGCCGCTTTACCAAAGAACTGCTCGATGCCACCGGTGAATTCACGGTCAACATTCCTGTCAGCGCTGTTGACCCGCAAATCATCAAAGTCTGTGGCAGCCAGTCCGGCCGTGACATTGATAAGATCGAGGCACTGCACCTGACCACGGTACCCGGTGAAAAGGTAAATGCTCCCGCCATTAAGGAACTGCCGCTGACGCTGGAATGCAAGGTTTTGTTCCGGCAGCTTCAGGATCTCAAGAATCTCGATGCGGCTGATCAAAAATGGTATCCTCCTTTTAAAGAAGGAAAGCCTGACCGTCACATCATGTATGAAGCAGAAATCGTTGCTTCTTACCTTGTAAGATAA
- a CDS encoding aldo/keto reductase yields MPLIGFGTYQISPEHCRQVIQDAITVGYRAIDTAQSYANEKEIGEALAASPVDRHELFLTSKIWVHNAGYEKTKKSIDRSLEKLQTDYLDLMLIHQPFGDYYGSWRAMEEAYREGKLRAIGVSNFYPDRLVDFCHYVEIKPMVNQVETHVFFQQQEAHAFMNRYNVTHEAWAPFAEGKNHLFTQPLLTSIGNRYGKTAAQVALRFLVQQGIVLVVKSTHKDRMEQNMQIFDFSLSHEEMEAIRGLDRGKSLFFSHTDGKTVESLLDLKRYEGKIDRIL; encoded by the coding sequence ATGCCTTTGATTGGATTTGGCACTTATCAAATTTCGCCGGAACATTGCAGACAGGTGATACAGGATGCTATTACAGTGGGCTATCGGGCCATTGATACAGCCCAGTCCTATGCCAACGAAAAGGAAATCGGAGAGGCGTTGGCCGCTTCGCCGGTAGACCGGCACGAGCTCTTCCTCACTTCGAAAATCTGGGTACACAATGCAGGGTATGAGAAGACGAAGAAGTCCATCGACCGCTCCCTGGAAAAACTTCAGACCGACTATCTCGACCTCATGCTCATCCACCAGCCTTTCGGCGATTATTACGGAAGCTGGCGGGCTATGGAGGAAGCCTACCGGGAGGGGAAGCTCCGCGCCATCGGTGTGTCGAATTTCTATCCGGACCGGCTTGTGGACTTCTGTCACTACGTGGAGATTAAACCTATGGTCAATCAGGTGGAGACCCACGTGTTTTTCCAACAGCAGGAAGCCCATGCCTTTATGAACCGGTACAACGTCACCCATGAGGCTTGGGCGCCCTTTGCAGAGGGGAAAAATCATCTATTCACGCAGCCATTGCTCACATCCATTGGCAATCGATACGGAAAAACGGCAGCACAGGTCGCCCTGCGTTTTCTGGTTCAGCAGGGAATTGTTCTTGTAGTCAAATCCACTCATAAAGACCGGATGGAACAAAATATGCAGATTTTTGATTTCAGCCTTTCTCACGAGGAAATGGAAGCCATTCGCGGGCTTGATAGGGGAAAGAGCCTGTTTTTTTCTCACACCGACGGGAAAACAGTTGAGTCGCTTCTCGACCTCAAGCGATACGAGGGAAAGATTGATCGAATCCTATGA
- a CDS encoding iron-containing alcohol dehydrogenase, whose protein sequence is MLGNFSYYNPTKLYFGDDALEGLRRELSHYGNHVLLVYGGGSIKQNGIYDQVMDVLKSCGKTVREVAGVMPNPTYPKLLEGIAAARESNADLILACGGGSCCDFAKAVAAAADCPEDPWEKFFVKQEEPSPQQRVIPVGCVLTMVGTGSEMNAGSVITNPETKLKIGKVFADERIFPKFSVLNPKFTFSLPKRQMAAGIYDMFNHICEQYFSGYDDNTSDYIAEGLMRSVIASSKIAVEHPDNYEARSNLMWIATWALNTLIAKGKTTDWMVHMLGQAVGAYTNATHGMTLSAVSLAYYRFLMPFGLFKFKRFAVNVWGVEPDGKNDETVAKEGLEHMEVWMRNLGVAMNLGELGVTKEMIPGIADATFILKGGYKVLTRKEVVEILKKSL, encoded by the coding sequence ATGTTAGGAAATTTTTCCTATTATAACCCTACTAAATTATATTTTGGCGATGATGCCCTGGAGGGCCTGCGCCGTGAATTGTCCCATTATGGAAATCACGTACTGCTCGTGTACGGCGGCGGTTCCATCAAACAGAATGGCATCTATGACCAGGTGATGGATGTGCTGAAATCATGCGGAAAGACTGTCAGGGAAGTAGCAGGAGTTATGCCAAATCCGACTTATCCTAAACTGTTGGAAGGCATTGCCGCGGCTCGGGAATCTAATGCAGACTTGATTCTTGCCTGCGGCGGCGGATCCTGTTGTGACTTTGCGAAGGCAGTGGCCGCTGCGGCGGACTGCCCGGAAGACCCTTGGGAGAAATTCTTTGTGAAACAGGAAGAACCTTCTCCGCAGCAGCGCGTCATTCCGGTAGGCTGCGTGCTTACCATGGTTGGAACGGGCTCTGAAATGAATGCCGGTTCTGTGATTACGAATCCGGAAACGAAACTCAAGATTGGCAAGGTTTTTGCCGATGAACGTATATTCCCCAAGTTTTCCGTGCTGAATCCGAAGTTTACTTTCTCACTGCCGAAACGGCAGATGGCGGCCGGTATCTATGATATGTTCAATCATATCTGCGAGCAATATTTTTCCGGGTACGACGACAACACGTCCGATTATATTGCGGAAGGACTTATGCGGTCTGTGATTGCTTCTTCCAAGATTGCTGTGGAGCATCCCGATAATTATGAAGCTCGCAGCAATCTGATGTGGATTGCAACGTGGGCTCTCAATACGCTGATTGCGAAAGGCAAAACGACAGACTGGATGGTTCATATGCTCGGACAGGCAGTCGGAGCCTATACGAATGCAACGCACGGAATGACACTTTCCGCTGTATCTCTGGCTTACTATCGATTTCTGATGCCATTCGGGCTTTTTAAATTCAAGCGCTTTGCCGTGAATGTCTGGGGTGTGGAACCTGACGGTAAAAACGATGAAACAGTTGCCAAAGAAGGCCTGGAACATATGGAAGTCTGGATGCGGAATTTAGGAGTAGCCATGAATCTCGGCGAATTGGGTGTAACGAAAGAAATGATTCCCGGCATCGCCGATGCTACGTTCATCCTGAAAGGCGGCTATAAAGTCCTGACGCGGAAGGAAGTAGTTGAAATTTTGAAGAAGAGTCTGTAA
- a CDS encoding porin family protein — protein MKKILAAVVAAGLLPVCVAGASPMTDITPGKVQIDANITLGSSIKGKRDGHTVDFDGDTRYRAGAAVGIGDNLALDYVYSAHEGDDDASVQSHQVNLVYQFNPYLYGFGGYVRNRADHRDYTDNTNGFQVGAIGRLPLTDRLTGWGKVGYGNTITQYEVGMGYAITDNWEANVSYNDSKYKDFSGDTDVKTHGVNVGVSYKF, from the coding sequence ATGAAAAAAATACTTGCAGCTGTCGTCGCGGCAGGGCTTCTTCCTGTCTGTGTTGCCGGCGCTTCTCCAATGACAGATATTACGCCGGGTAAAGTTCAGATTGACGCAAACATAACCCTCGGTTCTTCTATCAAAGGAAAACGTGATGGTCATACGGTAGACTTCGACGGAGATACTCGTTATCGTGCGGGCGCTGCTGTCGGTATTGGGGATAATCTGGCTCTTGATTATGTCTATTCTGCTCATGAAGGCGATGATGACGCTTCCGTGCAGTCCCATCAGGTCAACTTGGTTTATCAGTTTAATCCGTATCTGTATGGCTTTGGCGGCTACGTTCGCAACCGTGCTGACCACCGTGATTATACGGATAATACCAATGGCTTCCAGGTTGGTGCCATCGGCCGTCTGCCTTTGACGGACAGATTGACGGGTTGGGGCAAGGTTGGCTACGGCAATACCATCACGCAGTATGAAGTAGGTATGGGCTATGCCATTACGGATAATTGGGAAGCAAACGTATCCTACAACGATAGCAAGTATAAAGACTTCAGCGGTGATACCGATGTGAAGACACACGGCGTCAACGTAGGTGTTTCCTATAAGTTCTAA
- a CDS encoding ISL3 family transposase: MSFTNYTIQNNAECQDVFYNVFMPEDPFDDSQEIVICSEKKYTDFCCPKCGQKMYSYEPFSTYLKSFPAYPEHTRIIRFEGHRFRCSCCHATITEPTPFKYPGTRITMRASLWIETLLRNGIPANAIAKMSGIHWSTIRYVHKQLMDESLDKYEMELELTSYRPRFLAIDEFAIHKGHTYATCVMDLATGYILWVGRGRAIADFEHFFKEYDQTKLTEVKAVAMDMNASYNKLVQEHLPQAKVVYDRYHMQAQFGKEVLGVVRLDEARMHRDKARDMQEALKDASNEDKPVLKERISEEKKNYRTLKKVRWPLLTNEDKLNPKSKEALQAIFAEHEDLAICYSMKEEMIALYELRDYDKALAGWKRWFKAALGSGIPALVRFAKIKLPRIDGLVNHALYPINTGKLEGFNNKIKVAKRRAYGYRDDEYFFTLIRYLSIPTVRGILPKKT, translated from the coding sequence ATGTCCTTTACTAATTACACTATTCAAAATAATGCAGAATGTCAAGATGTCTTTTACAATGTCTTCATGCCGGAAGACCCTTTTGATGACAGCCAGGAGATTGTTATTTGCAGTGAAAAGAAATATACCGACTTCTGTTGTCCTAAATGTGGTCAGAAAATGTATTCTTACGAGCCATTTTCCACCTACTTGAAAAGCTTCCCTGCGTATCCTGAGCATACCAGGATAATCCGCTTTGAAGGGCATCGCTTCCGTTGCTCCTGCTGCCATGCAACCATCACTGAGCCTACTCCCTTTAAATATCCCGGAACTCGCATTACCATGAGGGCTTCCCTTTGGATTGAGACGCTGCTTCGTAATGGAATCCCTGCCAATGCAATTGCTAAGATGTCAGGAATTCACTGGAGCACGATTCGCTATGTCCACAAACAGCTCATGGATGAATCTCTCGATAAATATGAAATGGAATTGGAGCTGACCTCTTACAGGCCCCGTTTCCTGGCCATCGATGAGTTTGCTATCCATAAGGGACACACTTATGCCACTTGCGTCATGGATTTAGCGACAGGTTATATTCTCTGGGTTGGCAGAGGTCGGGCGATAGCTGACTTCGAGCATTTCTTCAAGGAATATGATCAGACGAAGCTGACAGAGGTCAAGGCAGTCGCCATGGATATGAACGCTTCCTACAACAAGCTGGTACAAGAACATCTGCCGCAAGCTAAGGTCGTGTATGATCGTTACCACATGCAGGCTCAATTCGGGAAGGAAGTATTAGGTGTAGTAAGACTTGATGAGGCCAGAATGCATAGGGATAAAGCCAGAGACATGCAAGAAGCATTAAAAGACGCAAGCAATGAAGACAAGCCGGTTTTAAAAGAGCGGATATCCGAGGAAAAGAAGAACTACCGCACATTGAAGAAAGTCCGCTGGCCGTTACTCACCAATGAAGATAAGCTGAATCCTAAGAGCAAAGAAGCGTTACAGGCCATCTTTGCAGAGCACGAGGATCTGGCAATATGTTATTCCATGAAGGAAGAGATGATAGCCCTCTATGAATTAAGGGACTATGACAAGGCTCTTGCAGGATGGAAGCGCTGGTTTAAAGCTGCACTAGGCAGCGGGATTCCGGCCCTGGTTAGGTTTGCTAAGATTAAGCTGCCAAGGATAGACGGACTGGTGAACCATGCCCTGTACCCGATAAACACAGGGAAGCTTGAGGGTTTCAACAACAAGATTAAAGTGGCCAAAAGAAGAGCGTACGGATACAGAGATGATGAGTACTTTTTCACGTTAATTCGCTACCTCTCAATTCCGACCGTAAGAGGTATACTCCCGAAAAAAACGTGA
- a CDS encoding MFS transporter: MNKKKLSPAATFILLFGIVSLLSDMTHEGASSIRGAYLTLLGASASTIGFISGLGELAGYSLRFVFGRLADRTRQYWPLCLAGYIIDVLAVPALALVGEHGWVAACALLIIQRTGKAIKKPSKDTIMSFAATQLGEGKSFGIQELLDQIGAFLGPVLLYFSMSYKAGAAPYDKYRFCFAVLAIPGALTLLSLFLTRQKFPNPENFEPAPKEYVPFTMKKQFIFYIAGISLFAFGFIDYSLILMHVTRTYTGFGAGAGALLPDNDLPLLYAGAMLVDAVAALFFGFLFDRKGTQALVWSTLLSAPFGILIFLCHSLPALYVGIALWGVGMGAQESILKAAVSRIVPKASRATGYGIFEFSFGIFWFLGSWVLGALYDISLPLMAAVSVITQLAAIPLYIASKAAYEK, translated from the coding sequence GTGAACAAGAAGAAATTATCTCCGGCGGCCACCTTTATTCTGCTGTTTGGGATTGTCAGTCTGCTTTCAGATATGACCCATGAAGGCGCTTCCAGTATCCGGGGTGCTTATCTGACACTTCTGGGGGCTTCTGCCTCAACCATTGGATTTATTTCAGGGTTGGGGGAACTGGCGGGGTATTCCCTGCGCTTCGTTTTCGGCAGACTTGCTGACCGCACCAGGCAATACTGGCCGCTCTGCCTTGCCGGATATATCATCGATGTACTTGCCGTTCCCGCACTGGCCCTTGTAGGGGAGCACGGCTGGGTTGCGGCCTGCGCGCTGTTAATCATTCAGCGCACGGGCAAGGCTATCAAGAAACCATCCAAGGACACGATTATGTCTTTTGCGGCTACCCAGCTTGGAGAAGGTAAAAGCTTTGGCATCCAGGAACTGCTTGACCAGATCGGAGCATTTCTTGGTCCGGTGCTGCTCTATTTTTCTATGAGCTATAAAGCAGGCGCCGCCCCTTATGACAAGTATAGATTCTGCTTCGCTGTCCTGGCCATTCCCGGTGCACTGACACTGCTTTCTTTGTTCCTGACCAGACAAAAATTCCCGAATCCCGAAAACTTTGAGCCTGCGCCCAAGGAATACGTTCCTTTTACCATGAAAAAGCAGTTCATCTTTTACATTGCCGGCATCAGTCTCTTTGCTTTCGGATTCATTGACTACTCCCTGATCTTAATGCATGTAACTCGGACTTACACCGGTTTTGGTGCCGGGGCCGGAGCGCTGCTCCCGGATAATGACCTTCCGCTGCTGTATGCGGGTGCCATGCTGGTTGATGCGGTTGCCGCCTTATTTTTCGGATTTCTCTTTGACCGTAAAGGAACGCAGGCGCTCGTCTGGTCCACGCTTCTTTCTGCTCCTTTTGGCATCCTGATTTTCCTTTGCCATTCGCTTCCAGCCCTCTACGTGGGAATTGCCCTCTGGGGTGTCGGTATGGGAGCTCAGGAATCCATCCTGAAAGCAGCGGTCAGCAGGATTGTCCCAAAAGCCAGCCGGGCGACGGGGTATGGCATTTTTGAATTTTCCTTCGGAATTTTCTGGTTCCTCGGAAGCTGGGTTCTCGGCGCGCTCTATGATATCAGTCTGCCTCTCATGGCTGCGGTATCCGTCATTACCCAATTGGCAGCTATACCACTATATATTGCTTCAAAAGCTGCTTATGAGAAATGA
- the brnQ gene encoding branched-chain amino acid transport system II carrier protein, which yields MNRLTRSQAIFIGSMLFGMMFGAGNLIFPVHMGQLAGSNFWLANWGFISTGVFMPIIGLIALGISGAVSVQDLANRVHPLYSKIFIIMLYLTIGPCFALPRTASVSFQIGVAPFVSPESQPVVMAIFTGIFMLIALVMGLKPSKLVVYIGKFLNPAFLIFLAILVAVALIHPMGNFADFVPQDAYAAHPYITGFKEGYNTMDVLAILAFAIVVIQTVQRLGVTDPVIMARDIFKIGLIVMACMTVIYTAITWLGATSLGRLSISSNGGIALAEIAQFFFGPLGMLLQAVIVTLACLKTAIGLVTSCSEAFATAFPHSLSFKKYCYLMAGFSFFVANVGLTQIIALAIPVLMFTYPLAIALIISTYVAFFFKNDRRIYQWPAALTTLAAIGDAVSVLPESVKTSSIGSAILKFHAMLPLSSSGMAWILPSLLGIVIALAIVKATGVRPLKK from the coding sequence ATGAACAGACTAACACGTTCACAGGCCATCTTTATCGGGTCCATGCTCTTTGGGATGATGTTCGGCGCCGGAAACCTGATTTTTCCGGTGCATATGGGTCAGCTTGCAGGATCCAACTTCTGGCTGGCTAACTGGGGATTTATTTCCACGGGGGTCTTTATGCCGATTATCGGCCTAATTGCTCTCGGGATTTCCGGTGCTGTCAGTGTGCAGGATCTGGCCAATCGGGTGCATCCGCTTTATTCCAAGATTTTTATCATTATGCTCTATCTGACCATCGGACCCTGTTTTGCGCTCCCCAGAACCGCTTCCGTATCGTTCCAAATCGGGGTGGCACCGTTTGTTTCTCCGGAAAGTCAACCTGTTGTCATGGCCATTTTCACGGGTATCTTTATGCTGATTGCCCTTGTGATGGGGCTGAAACCTTCTAAACTAGTTGTCTATATCGGGAAATTTTTAAATCCTGCTTTTTTGATTTTCCTGGCCATCTTGGTTGCGGTAGCGCTTATTCATCCCATGGGGAATTTCGCTGATTTTGTACCACAGGATGCTTATGCGGCCCATCCGTATATTACAGGATTCAAAGAGGGCTATAATACGATGGACGTGCTGGCCATCCTCGCCTTTGCCATTGTGGTGATTCAGACCGTCCAGCGTCTGGGCGTGACAGATCCCGTCATCATGGCACGGGATATCTTTAAAATCGGACTCATTGTCATGGCCTGTATGACAGTGATTTATACGGCTATTACCTGGCTGGGGGCTACAAGTCTCGGCCGGCTCAGCATTTCATCCAACGGTGGGATTGCCCTTGCTGAAATCGCGCAGTTTTTCTTTGGCCCTCTGGGCATGCTGCTGCAGGCTGTCATCGTTACGCTGGCCTGCCTTAAGACGGCTATCGGGCTCGTAACATCCTGTTCTGAAGCTTTTGCCACGGCGTTTCCGCATAGTCTGAGTTTTAAAAAGTACTGCTATTTGATGGCCGGTTTTTCTTTCTTTGTGGCCAATGTGGGACTGACACAGATTATTGCACTTGCCATTCCGGTCTTGATGTTTACGTATCCTTTGGCCATTGCTTTGATTATTTCTACCTACGTGGCCTTTTTCTTCAAAAATGACCGCAGGATTTATCAGTGGCCGGCCGCACTTACGACGCTGGCTGCTATTGGTGACGCCGTAAGCGTCCTGCCTGAAAGCGTAAAAACCAGCAGCATTGGCTCTGCCATCCTGAAATTTCATGCTATGCTGCCTCTTTCCAGTTCTGGTATGGCCTGGATATTGCCGAGCCTTCTTGGTATTGTCATTGCCCTTGCGATTGTTAAAGCAACGGGAGTAAGACCGCTGAAAAAATAA
- a CDS encoding SDR family oxidoreductase: protein MNAYGMEGRVGIITGGTSGIGLACAALLTADGAHVFLAGRSAKKGEAALQKLQNRRGQAEYIQADVSTVEGCHRLAEAVANRVGKIDFLVNSAGLYREQSIDNLTEKDYDEEMSANVKSTIFLTKYCLPLFSDRQPAIVNIASDAALEGNYGCAVYAAAKGAVAAFTRAAALDLAPRIRVNCICPGDVDTPLVEAQLKAGGYTREEMASVYPLGRIGKPEEIAHIICSVLSPQNGFMTGSILSADGGLTAK, encoded by the coding sequence ATGAACGCATATGGAATGGAAGGACGGGTCGGCATCATTACGGGCGGGACGTCCGGTATCGGACTCGCGTGCGCGGCGCTTCTTACGGCAGACGGAGCCCATGTATTTTTGGCAGGGCGCAGTGCAAAGAAAGGGGAAGCGGCCCTTCAGAAGCTGCAGAACCGGCGCGGGCAGGCTGAATATATCCAGGCTGATGTGAGCACGGTGGAAGGCTGTCACCGGCTCGCTGAAGCCGTGGCCAATCGTGTGGGGAAGATTGATTTCCTGGTGAACAGTGCAGGCTTGTACCGGGAACAGAGTATCGACAATCTTACTGAAAAGGATTATGATGAAGAAATGAGTGCTAACGTGAAAAGCACGATATTTCTGACAAAGTACTGTCTGCCTCTTTTCAGTGACCGCCAGCCGGCCATTGTCAATATTGCTTCTGACGCGGCGCTGGAGGGAAATTACGGCTGTGCCGTGTACGCGGCTGCTAAAGGCGCTGTGGCTGCCTTTACGCGGGCTGCGGCACTGGATCTGGCACCGCGGATTCGCGTCAACTGCATTTGCCCTGGTGATGTGGATACACCTCTTGTGGAGGCGCAGCTCAAGGCCGGCGGATATACGCGGGAGGAGATGGCTTCTGTATATCCTTTAGGACGTATCGGAAAACCGGAGGAAATTGCACATATCATTTGTTCGGTTTTATCGCCGCAAAATGGCTTTATGACGGGAAGTATCCTTTCGGCAGACGGTGGGCTTACCGCAAAATAA
- a CDS encoding cold shock domain-containing protein, whose product MTGKVKWFNAEKGYGFIEREDGGDVFVHFSAIQGEGFKTLEEGQAVEFDVVEGNRGEQAANVVKL is encoded by the coding sequence ATGACTGGCAAGGTTAAATGGTTTAATGCTGAAAAGGGTTATGGTTTTATTGAACGCGAGGACGGCGGCGACGTATTTGTTCACTTCTCCGCAATCCAGGGCGAAGGCTTCAAGACCTTGGAAGAAGGCCAGGCTGTAGAATTCGACGTAGTCGAAGGCAACCGTGGTGAACAAGCTGCAAACGTTGTTAAGCTGTAA
- a CDS encoding GIY-YIG nuclease family protein — protein sequence MTAYVYMVRCANGHLYTGWTTDLAARLKAHQSGKGARYTRGFKAVSMVYYESLPDKSAALKREYAIKQLTKTQKEDMVAHFTGTLPAPVSPKKNGAGSEIK from the coding sequence ATGACTGCGTACGTTTACATGGTGAGGTGCGCCAACGGCCATTTATATACAGGGTGGACCACTGACCTGGCAGCTCGCCTGAAAGCTCATCAGTCGGGGAAAGGCGCGCGTTACACGCGGGGATTCAAGGCTGTCAGTATGGTTTATTATGAGAGCCTTCCCGATAAGAGCGCGGCACTGAAACGGGAATATGCCATCAAACAGTTGACGAAGACACAAAAAGAAGACATGGTGGCTCATTTTACAGGTACGCTGCCTGCGCCGGTTTCCCCTAAAAAGAATGGTGCCGGGTCAGAAATAAAGTAA
- a CDS encoding peptidylprolyl isomerase gives MNRKVKFTTTLGDFTAELFEDKAPKTAGNFIDLVEKGFYDGIIFHRVIDDFMIQGGDPTGTGMGGPGYEIDDEFGPGLKHDSEGILSMANAGPNTGGSQFFITLVPTPWLDGHHAIFGKIVEGMDVVHKIGSTPTDFSDRPLKDVVMTKVEIVK, from the coding sequence ATGAACAGAAAGGTAAAGTTTACGACAACGCTGGGCGATTTCACAGCTGAACTGTTCGAGGACAAAGCTCCGAAAACAGCCGGCAATTTCATTGACCTTGTGGAAAAGGGTTTCTACGACGGCATTATTTTCCACCGCGTCATTGATGATTTCATGATTCAGGGCGGAGATCCGACCGGCACGGGTATGGGCGGCCCCGGCTATGAAATTGATGATGAATTCGGTCCTGGCCTGAAGCACGACAGCGAGGGCATTCTTTCCATGGCCAATGCAGGCCCGAATACGGGCGGCAGCCAGTTCTTTATTACACTGGTACCGACGCCGTGGCTGGATGGCCATCATGCCATTTTCGGTAAAATCGTCGAAGGAATGGACGTTGTTCATAAAATCGGTTCTACGCCGACAGATTTTTCGGACCGCCCGCTGAAGGACGTTGTCATGACCAAGGTGGAAATCGTCAAGTAA
- a CDS encoding DUF4163 domain-containing protein, whose translation MNKRIVIGLLLCAVVSLAGCGTKQKQAEENTKLVPSISTQRETTTQASGEQQQGARIEFVTREHKMERVIFSGGYLYRLPEISPETLVRDVPAGSQGMIYGKREINGRQWAKVTTRDGLTGWYTMPDRGKKATDEDGKPLNPGLEETDKVYRSTYPRITGGVAPEVQEKINKALDNYLEVYRFVTGPVGSDLGCRVTYNRQGILSLVFSGPPIRFRAYPVSDINNTEYWKNVKKYVFISPLWGGADPKIMTAAMTDIRYGMVFDLHTGRRMTLQDFIGSGQNETVRQMLSSLGEEAQMDEENFYVDEKGQLFLLASRQEPEPGRVPLELSSLVIREY comes from the coding sequence ATGAATAAACGAATTGTCATAGGACTGCTGCTGTGTGCGGTCGTTTCCCTCGCCGGCTGCGGAACAAAACAGAAGCAGGCTGAGGAAAATACGAAGCTTGTTCCTTCTATCAGTACGCAGCGGGAAACTACTACGCAGGCTTCGGGAGAACAGCAGCAGGGCGCCCGCATAGAGTTTGTGACGCGGGAGCATAAAATGGAACGCGTAATTTTTTCCGGCGGTTATTTATATCGCCTTCCGGAAATTTCCCCGGAAACGCTGGTACGGGATGTACCGGCAGGGAGCCAGGGTATGATTTACGGAAAACGGGAAATCAACGGCCGGCAGTGGGCCAAGGTGACGACGCGCGACGGACTCACCGGATGGTACACAATGCCGGATAGAGGAAAAAAAGCGACTGATGAAGACGGAAAGCCGCTTAATCCCGGTCTTGAGGAGACGGATAAAGTATACCGCAGTACCTACCCGCGCATTACGGGCGGCGTAGCTCCGGAAGTACAGGAAAAAATCAACAAAGCGCTGGATAACTATTTGGAAGTGTACCGTTTTGTAACGGGACCGGTGGGCAGCGATCTGGGATGCCGGGTCACGTATAATCGGCAGGGCATCCTGAGTCTCGTCTTTTCGGGTCCTCCGATTCGTTTCCGCGCGTATCCTGTGTCTGATATCAACAACACGGAATACTGGAAAAACGTCAAAAAATACGTGTTCATCTCTCCATTATGGGGAGGTGCCGATCCCAAAATCATGACCGCTGCCATGACCGATATCCGTTACGGCATGGTCTTTGATCTGCATACCGGACGCCGGATGACGCTGCAGGATTTCATCGGTTCGGGTCAGAATGAAACCGTCCGTCAGATGCTTTCTTCCCTGGGGGAAGAAGCCCAGATGGATGAAGAGAACTTTTATGTAGATGAAAAGGGACAACTTTTCCTTCTGGCTTCCCGCCAGGAGCCGGAACCGGGCCGCGTCCCCCTGGAACTTTCTTCCCTTGTAATCAGGGAATATTGA